A part of Solibacillus sp. FSL H8-0538 genomic DNA contains:
- the pth gene encoding aminoacyl-tRNA hydrolase, whose protein sequence is MKLIIGLGNPGKLYEHTRHNIGFDIIDVLANKWGTPLNQMKFNGMYASVHRPEGKVILLKPLTYMNLSGECVRPLMDYFDINVEDIVVIYDDLDLETGKLRLRQKGSAGGHNGIKSLIQHLGTQEFDRIRVGVSRPPAGMKVADYVLSKFSKEDAPVVEEAIQKSCNAVEAALSQKFLDVMNQFNGA, encoded by the coding sequence ATGAAATTAATTATCGGTTTAGGAAATCCGGGTAAGCTATATGAGCATACTCGCCATAATATAGGCTTTGATATCATTGATGTACTAGCAAATAAATGGGGTACACCGTTGAACCAAATGAAATTTAACGGCATGTACGCGAGCGTGCATCGTCCGGAAGGTAAAGTCATTTTATTGAAGCCGCTAACATATATGAATTTATCGGGTGAATGCGTGCGTCCACTAATGGATTATTTTGACATTAATGTAGAAGATATTGTGGTCATTTATGATGATTTAGATTTAGAAACAGGCAAACTGCGCCTTCGTCAAAAAGGTAGTGCAGGTGGTCATAACGGCATCAAATCACTTATTCAGCATTTAGGTACGCAGGAATTTGATCGTATTCGTGTCGGCGTAAGCCGTCCGCCAGCAGGTATGAAGGTAGCCGATTATGTGCTATCAAAATTTTCAAAAGAAGATGCGCCAGTCGTAGAAGAAGCAATTCAAAAATCATGTAACGCGGTAGAAGCGGCGTTATCGCAAAAGTTTTTAGATGTGATGAATCAGTTTAACGGTGCATAA
- a CDS encoding MFS transporter produces the protein MRTHNEKMSIYHGMASTLATNASSSYIPLFAMTILSATNYQVGLISSIPPLITLLMTVPAAIILNKAVEQRKLVAFSVLASRLVFLLILFITYVPSSVTSWVLLGLIALMSIPNTMVNMGWQSFIGNLIEEQRRAQFFSDRNRLLTVSGLVSTLIIGIVMRDATESVIAYQLLFACTFLFGVAEMIFLLHHEEPIRVIRLEKKRAMDWTIFKDHAYVRFLFVALCFNFGWQMAWGLFNIYNVRYAEATIFWVSMFNVGNMLAQIFSFPLWRKWSERYGNMRVFVWVAFGMSTAPLLTALSTNFYYLTWMYALSGIFVSGTVLILFNLLLENSPNETRTYCITSYNVLLAIVAFIAPQIGIWLLEAFNMDVAMNMSTLVRFTAALGFLYVYMKRRK, from the coding sequence ATGAGAACACATAATGAAAAAATGAGCATTTATCACGGGATGGCATCTACACTCGCTACAAATGCATCGAGTAGCTATATCCCACTTTTTGCGATGACGATTTTAAGTGCAACTAACTATCAGGTAGGACTAATTAGTTCAATCCCTCCACTTATTACTTTGTTAATGACAGTGCCGGCTGCAATTATTTTAAATAAGGCTGTTGAACAGAGAAAGCTTGTAGCCTTTTCTGTATTAGCGTCTCGTCTCGTATTTTTACTCATTCTATTCATTACGTATGTCCCGAGCTCAGTTACTTCTTGGGTGTTGCTCGGTTTAATTGCCCTGATGAGCATCCCCAATACGATGGTTAATATGGGCTGGCAATCATTTATCGGCAATCTTATTGAAGAGCAGCGGCGAGCGCAGTTTTTTAGTGACCGGAATCGGCTGTTAACGGTGAGTGGATTAGTGTCGACACTGATTATTGGGATTGTGATGCGTGATGCGACAGAAAGCGTAATAGCGTACCAACTGCTATTTGCGTGTACATTTCTTTTTGGAGTAGCTGAAATGATATTTTTACTGCATCACGAAGAACCTATACGTGTTATAAGGCTTGAAAAAAAACGTGCAATGGACTGGACCATTTTTAAAGATCATGCGTACGTTCGCTTCCTATTCGTTGCGCTATGTTTTAATTTCGGCTGGCAAATGGCGTGGGGGCTTTTTAATATTTATAATGTACGCTACGCAGAAGCGACAATTTTTTGGGTCAGTATGTTCAATGTTGGTAATATGCTCGCGCAAATTTTCTCTTTCCCGTTATGGCGAAAATGGTCCGAGCGCTATGGGAATATGCGTGTTTTTGTGTGGGTGGCGTTCGGTATGTCAACAGCCCCGTTACTAACTGCACTTTCAACGAATTTTTATTATTTAACATGGATGTATGCATTGTCGGGTATCTTTGTATCAGGAACAGTATTAATATTATTTAACTTGCTACTTGAAAACTCTCCGAACGAAACGCGTACGTATTGCATCACGTCGTATAATGTGCTACTTGCCATCGTGGCATTTATTGCTCCACAAATTGGAATTTGGTTACTTGAGGCGTTTAATATGGATGTAGCCATGAATATGAGCACACTTGTCCGATTTACAGCAGCACTCGGGTTTTTATATGTCTACATGAAGAGAAGAAAGTAG
- a CDS encoding ribose-phosphate diphosphokinase, with the protein MPYQYADSKLKIFSLNSNNPLAQEIADEMGVELGKSSVKHFSDGEVQISIEESIRGCDVFIVQSTSAPVNEHLMELLIMIDAVKRASARTVNVVMPYYGYARQDRKAKAREPITAKLVANLLETAGATRVIVLDLHAPQIQGFFDILIDHLVAVPILAEYFQTKDFNPEDVVIVSPDHGGVTRARKMAERLKAPIAIIDKRRPKPNVAEVMNIVGNVDGKVCILIDDIIDTAGTITIGADALIKSGAKEVYACCSHPVLSGPAIERIENSSIKELVVTNTIQLSDEKRSPKIKELSVASLMADAISRVYENKSVSTLFD; encoded by the coding sequence ATGCCGTATCAATACGCTGACTCAAAATTAAAAATCTTCTCATTAAACTCTAATAATCCACTTGCACAGGAAATTGCGGATGAAATGGGTGTAGAACTAGGGAAATCATCTGTAAAACACTTCAGTGATGGAGAAGTACAAATTAGCATTGAAGAAAGTATTCGCGGGTGTGACGTATTTATTGTTCAGTCGACTTCTGCGCCGGTCAATGAACATTTAATGGAGCTTTTAATTATGATCGATGCTGTTAAACGTGCTTCAGCTCGTACAGTAAACGTTGTAATGCCTTATTATGGCTATGCACGTCAAGACCGTAAAGCGAAAGCACGTGAGCCAATTACCGCTAAATTAGTTGCAAATTTACTAGAAACAGCTGGGGCTACTCGTGTTATTGTATTAGATCTACATGCTCCTCAAATTCAAGGATTCTTTGATATTTTAATTGACCATTTAGTGGCAGTTCCGATTTTAGCGGAGTATTTCCAAACAAAAGACTTCAATCCAGAAGATGTTGTTATTGTCTCTCCTGACCATGGTGGTGTAACACGTGCGCGTAAAATGGCAGAGCGTCTAAAAGCGCCGATTGCTATTATTGATAAACGCCGTCCAAAGCCAAACGTTGCAGAAGTAATGAATATTGTTGGTAATGTTGATGGGAAAGTTTGTATCCTAATTGATGATATTATTGATACTGCTGGAACAATTACAATTGGTGCGGATGCATTAATTAAGAGCGGTGCGAAAGAAGTTTATGCTTGCTGTTCTCACCCTGTATTATCAGGTCCTGCAATTGAACGCATTGAAAACTCTTCAATTAAAGAATTAGTTGTTACAAATACAATTCAATTATCAGACGAAAAACGCTCGCCAAAAATTAAGGAATTATCTGTAGCTAGCTTAATGGCGGATGCGATTTCTCGCGTTTACGAAAATAAATCAGTAAGTACTTTATTTGATTAA
- the glmU gene encoding bifunctional UDP-N-acetylglucosamine diphosphorylase/glucosamine-1-phosphate N-acetyltransferase GlmU yields the protein MTNIFAVILAAGQGTRMKSKLYKVLHPVCGKPMVEHVVDHIQSVNVDRIVTVVGHGAELVKETLGEKSEYVLQAEQLGTAHAIQQAEPILGKLEGTTLVVCGDTPLIRPETMQALFEHHAKQNAKATILTAVAENPTGYGRVLRDTDGKVAQIVEQKDATEQQKLVTEINTGTYCFDNKALFEALKLVNNHNAQGEYYLPDVIEILQQQGEIVSAFVTDSFDETLGVNDRFALSQAEQLMRARINEKHMRNGVTIINPATTHISTDAVIGRDTVLQPGVMIEGATVIGEDCIIGPNSHIVASKIGDRTTIHSSVVLNSTVGSETAVGPFAHLRPNSTLGDHVKIGNFVEVKKSVLGDHTKVSHLSYIGDAEVGNNVNIGCGSITVNYDGRNKFKTTIEDNVFVGCNSNLVAPVTIGAGSFIAAGSTITKEVPADAFAIARARQENKLDYVSKLYLK from the coding sequence AATTATATAAAGTGCTCCACCCCGTATGTGGAAAGCCCATGGTCGAACATGTTGTCGATCACATTCAATCAGTTAATGTGGATCGGATCGTAACAGTGGTAGGGCACGGAGCAGAGCTTGTGAAGGAAACGCTTGGCGAAAAAAGTGAGTACGTATTACAAGCAGAGCAGCTTGGTACAGCGCATGCAATTCAACAGGCAGAACCGATTTTAGGAAAGCTTGAAGGTACAACATTAGTTGTATGCGGAGACACACCCTTAATTCGTCCGGAAACAATGCAAGCATTGTTCGAGCATCACGCGAAGCAAAATGCCAAAGCGACAATTTTGACAGCGGTTGCAGAAAATCCAACAGGTTATGGTCGTGTATTACGCGATACTGACGGAAAAGTAGCGCAAATCGTTGAACAAAAAGATGCAACAGAACAACAAAAACTTGTGACAGAAATCAATACAGGTACATACTGTTTTGATAACAAAGCATTATTTGAAGCGCTAAAGCTCGTAAATAATCATAATGCACAAGGGGAGTATTACTTACCAGACGTGATTGAAATTTTACAACAGCAAGGTGAAATTGTATCTGCATTCGTCACAGATAGTTTTGATGAGACATTAGGTGTCAATGATCGTTTTGCCCTGTCCCAGGCAGAACAATTAATGCGCGCGCGCATTAATGAAAAGCATATGCGTAATGGTGTCACAATCATTAATCCCGCAACTACTCATATTAGTACAGATGCAGTCATTGGCCGCGATACGGTGTTACAACCAGGTGTGATGATTGAAGGTGCGACAGTTATTGGCGAGGATTGCATCATTGGTCCAAATAGTCATATTGTCGCGAGTAAAATCGGCGATCGTACAACTATTCACAGTTCTGTCGTACTAAATAGCACAGTTGGTAGTGAAACCGCGGTTGGTCCATTCGCACACCTTCGTCCAAATTCAACTTTAGGTGATCATGTGAAAATAGGTAACTTTGTTGAAGTGAAAAAGAGTGTATTAGGTGATCATACAAAAGTTTCTCATTTAAGCTATATTGGTGATGCAGAAGTAGGGAATAATGTTAATATAGGTTGTGGTTCAATCACAGTGAATTATGATGGAAGAAATAAGTTCAAAACTACGATTGAAGACAATGTATTTGTAGGCTGTAATTCAAATCTAGTAGCACCAGTAACAATTGGCGCTGGTTCATTTATTGCTGCTGGGTCTACAATTACAAAAGAAGTACCAGCAGATGCATTTGCAATTGCGCGTGCACGACAAGAAAATAAGCTAGACTATGTTAGTAAATTATATTTAAAATAA
- a CDS encoding anti-sigma-F factor Fin: MPVHYRCRHCETEIGTLPFDADETIRKLHQFEIGEVDDYIEQDAHGETTVHCICEHCEDSLRQFPDYHALKRWLQ; the protein is encoded by the coding sequence ATGCCTGTACATTATCGTTGCAGACATTGTGAAACAGAGATAGGTACCTTGCCATTTGATGCAGATGAAACGATTCGAAAGCTTCATCAGTTCGAGATTGGGGAAGTAGATGATTATATTGAACAGGATGCGCATGGTGAGACTACAGTTCATTGCATTTGCGAGCATTGTGAAGACTCACTACGCCAATTTCCAGACTATCACGCATTAAAAAGATGGTTACAGTAA